The Hahella sp. HNIBRBA332 genome window below encodes:
- a CDS encoding sterol desaturase family protein → MKLINDYLSRHGHAPFKFGQGRISGYISATLGILSFLAVLCFHFPEYLTTQELRQVYTEQFARTLLLVALSASFILGLLSFLLNQQKRLSMTGVLFSTAAVIAGGADIQLNSIGETPYSLGLDWFILALFFSALVFIPMERTFAQKPETHTLRPEWRTDLAYFFMSHMLVQFILIFTTSSSSFLVGWVASDFLRDAIQSMPVWAQFLLAVFMADFSQYWFHRLYHTVPFLWKFHAVHHSSKHMDWLAGSRVHLVEILITRSVVMVPLFLLGFSAEALNAYVILVGVQAVLAHANLNFNFGFLKYILVTPQYHHWHHADDPAYAYKNYAIHLPIIDMLFGTFKLPGKEWPKSYGLLNNKTVPKGIVRQHMFPFGYDE, encoded by the coding sequence ATGAAACTGATCAACGATTATCTCAGCCGTCACGGTCATGCTCCTTTTAAGTTTGGCCAGGGCCGTATCTCCGGATACATTTCCGCCACGCTTGGCATTCTCAGTTTCCTTGCTGTTTTGTGTTTCCATTTCCCTGAGTATCTGACCACGCAGGAATTGCGTCAGGTTTACACCGAGCAGTTCGCTCGCACTCTCCTGCTGGTCGCTCTCTCCGCCTCTTTCATTTTGGGACTGCTCAGCTTCCTGTTGAATCAACAAAAGCGCCTCAGTATGACCGGGGTTCTGTTTTCCACCGCTGCAGTAATCGCCGGCGGCGCAGACATTCAGCTCAACAGCATTGGCGAGACGCCCTACTCGCTGGGCCTGGACTGGTTCATTCTGGCGCTATTCTTCTCCGCCCTCGTCTTTATTCCCATGGAGCGCACATTCGCGCAAAAGCCGGAAACGCATACGCTGCGTCCTGAGTGGCGCACCGATCTGGCTTACTTCTTTATGAGCCATATGCTGGTGCAGTTCATTCTGATTTTCACCACATCCTCCTCCTCGTTTTTAGTGGGCTGGGTGGCCTCAGACTTCCTGCGTGACGCCATTCAATCCATGCCTGTCTGGGCGCAGTTTCTGCTGGCTGTATTTATGGCTGATTTCTCTCAGTACTGGTTCCACCGCCTGTATCACACTGTGCCTTTTCTGTGGAAGTTCCACGCAGTGCACCACTCCAGCAAGCACATGGATTGGTTGGCCGGCTCCCGCGTACACCTGGTTGAAATACTGATTACTCGCAGCGTGGTTATGGTTCCTTTGTTCCTGCTGGGCTTTTCCGCCGAAGCGCTGAATGCATACGTTATTCTGGTGGGAGTGCAAGCCGTGCTGGCGCATGCCAACCTGAACTTCAACTTCGGCTTTCTGAAATACATTCTGGTGACACCGCAGTATCACCACTGGCACCACGCGGATGACCCTGCTTACGCCTATAAGAACTATGCAATTCACTTACCGATTATTGATATGCTGTTCGGCACATTCAAACTGCCTGGTAAAGAATGGCCAAAAAGTTACGGACTGCTGAACAACAAAACCGTACCAAAAGGCATCGTGCGCCAGCATATGTTTCCTTTCGGATACGACGAATAA
- a CDS encoding YSC84-related protein: protein MTGSMHLMIKTKKLIYSLLLIIGVVFNASAASKVEIDAKVNAALKVFYNKVPSGQELAAKAQGVLVFPEILKAGFIVGGEYGEGALVKGGAIQSYYNIASASIGFQAGVQEKTVVMLFMTSDALNKFTRSEGWEVGVDGSVAIAEFGAGKSIDTNTIQEPIIAFVVSNKGLMAGVSLEGSKITPIVK, encoded by the coding sequence ATGACTGGAAGTATGCATCTGATGATAAAAACCAAAAAACTCATTTATTCCCTGCTATTGATTATTGGCGTCGTTTTCAACGCTTCAGCGGCGTCTAAAGTCGAAATTGACGCCAAAGTGAACGCCGCCCTGAAAGTCTTCTACAACAAAGTCCCTTCTGGACAAGAACTCGCCGCCAAAGCGCAAGGCGTATTGGTGTTTCCTGAAATACTGAAAGCCGGCTTCATTGTCGGCGGCGAGTACGGTGAAGGCGCACTGGTGAAAGGCGGCGCGATTCAGAGCTATTACAACATAGCTTCCGCATCAATCGGCTTTCAGGCGGGAGTGCAGGAGAAAACTGTCGTCATGCTGTTCATGACGTCCGATGCGCTTAACAAGTTCACACGAAGCGAAGGCTGGGAAGTCGGCGTTGACGGCAGCGTCGCCATTGCGGAATTCGGCGCAGGCAAGTCAATCGACACCAACACCATACAAGAGCCTATCATCGCCTTTGTCGTCTCCAACAAAGGCCTGATGGCGGGCGTTTCCCTGGAAGGCTCCAAGATCACGCCTATCGTGAAATAG
- a CDS encoding ATP-binding protein — MASELHQTQVDLDGLLEVLGRNLYSTPAVAIRELIQNAHDACVRSRLETGRNGDFAIRIQADSHRNQIVITDNGSGLTYEEVLKYLATIGSGYTRVLRDSSHNEDMVGYFGLGFLSAYVVAEKVEVWTTSYQTPEQTWYFSTAGGKKFAISATAPAQVGTTVKLHLREEFYHLAESDLLQGLIERYCCLLRVPIFLNNDDEQVNSLVAPWRLDAATSELQRKKRRLEFAAIFEGAFEPLCAIPIPENNPWSLKGLLWVQDRGGYATSDYRNISVFVRSMFITGECRELLPLWAGFAGGVVESVALSPTASREDIQKDERFYEIRDFLAETLIEGLRTIAANESSVWRRILSRHNQTLLGAALSDDRLFEVMQNDLKIPTTIGDVTLPAYLKQSGGVIYIRNEDKNSQEELLFRAQMKPLVSGYLYAASGFCQKYAHWNQLKAHILGSGDAETKLFTVETVDEATYDKLAALLLRKNEALSCARFEPAHVPLLVIHDQDVALKKRIERDEADKRIGSAALSLARLHTQAISAEIERRLYVNLNSPLVTAMMDASQESAGHLAVAVRAYMESLTHQVDDSDSNFSDELKRFSEALLAITRGV, encoded by the coding sequence ATGGCTAGTGAACTTCATCAAACCCAGGTTGACCTCGACGGACTGTTGGAGGTGCTGGGTCGCAATTTATATTCCACTCCCGCTGTCGCAATCCGGGAGCTCATTCAAAACGCGCATGACGCCTGCGTGCGTTCCCGGCTGGAGACTGGTCGGAACGGCGATTTCGCCATACGCATTCAGGCGGATAGCCACCGCAACCAGATTGTCATCACCGACAACGGCTCCGGTCTCACGTACGAGGAAGTGCTGAAATATCTCGCCACTATCGGCTCCGGCTATACCCGCGTGCTGCGGGATAGCTCTCACAATGAGGATATGGTGGGGTATTTCGGATTGGGCTTTTTGTCCGCCTATGTCGTGGCGGAGAAAGTGGAAGTCTGGACCACCTCTTACCAAACGCCGGAGCAGACCTGGTATTTCTCCACCGCCGGCGGCAAGAAATTCGCCATTTCCGCTACTGCGCCTGCGCAGGTGGGAACCACCGTTAAGCTGCACCTGCGGGAGGAGTTTTATCACCTGGCGGAAAGCGACCTTCTGCAGGGGCTGATCGAACGCTACTGCTGTCTGTTGCGTGTCCCCATTTTCCTGAATAACGACGATGAGCAGGTCAACAGTCTGGTGGCGCCCTGGCGATTGGACGCCGCCACATCCGAATTGCAGCGCAAGAAGCGGCGTCTGGAATTCGCCGCCATTTTCGAAGGCGCTTTTGAGCCTTTGTGCGCCATTCCCATTCCTGAAAATAACCCCTGGAGTCTGAAAGGATTGCTGTGGGTGCAGGATCGCGGCGGCTACGCCACCTCGGACTACCGCAATATCTCGGTGTTCGTGCGCAGTATGTTCATCACTGGAGAATGTCGCGAGCTGTTGCCGCTGTGGGCGGGATTCGCTGGCGGTGTAGTGGAGTCGGTGGCGCTGTCGCCAACGGCGAGCCGTGAAGATATTCAGAAAGACGAGCGTTTTTATGAAATTCGCGACTTCCTGGCCGAAACGCTGATTGAGGGCTTGAGAACCATCGCCGCCAACGAAAGCAGCGTGTGGCGACGTATTCTCAGCCGTCATAACCAGACGCTGTTAGGGGCGGCGTTGAGCGATGATCGTTTGTTTGAGGTCATGCAGAACGACTTGAAAATACCAACCACTATTGGCGACGTGACGCTTCCTGCATATCTCAAGCAGAGCGGCGGTGTGATCTATATCCGTAATGAGGACAAGAACAGCCAGGAAGAGTTGCTGTTCCGGGCGCAAATGAAGCCGTTGGTGTCTGGCTACCTCTATGCCGCGTCCGGCTTTTGTCAGAAGTACGCACACTGGAATCAACTGAAAGCTCATATTCTGGGCAGCGGCGATGCGGAAACCAAGCTGTTCACAGTAGAGACGGTGGATGAAGCGACTTACGACAAGCTGGCGGCGCTCTTGTTGCGCAAAAATGAGGCGTTGTCCTGTGCGCGATTTGAGCCGGCTCATGTGCCGCTGCTGGTCATCCATGATCAGGACGTGGCGCTCAAGAAACGGATTGAGCGGGATGAAGCGGATAAGCGCATCGGCTCGGCGGCGTTGAGTCTGGCGCGGTTGCATACGCAAGCCATTTCGGCGGAAATTGAACGGCGTCTCTACGTTAACCTGAATTCGCCGCTGGTTACGGCCATGATGGACGCGTCCCAAGAGTCGGCGGGGCATTTGGCGGTGGCGGTTCGGGCCTATATGGAATCGTTAACCCATCAGGTCGACGATAGCGACTCTAATTTTTCTGATGAACTCAAGCGCTTCAGCGAGGCGCTGCTGGCGATCACGCGAGGGGTGTAA
- a CDS encoding LysR family transcriptional regulator ArgP, producing MLDYKLLQALAAIVEGQGFEKGAALLGISQSAISQRIKLLEARLGQPVLIRSPGLAPTDLGKRLLNHVQQVRLLEHDLLQDVPTLGAEALRLRIAINADSLATWWFPVMGDYCRREGVLLDLVIEDQDIGLKRMRDGDVAGCVCSAEQAVQGSRSVYLGTLVYRAYASPDFMSRYFPVGVTTDALAIAPVINFGPDDQLQHRLLQSLGYQGAFPFHLCPSSEGFIRMSEAGLGYGMMPEIQAQESVMAGRLVEVKPGYAQKVPLYWHYWRQGGEMLEGLTRHLCTAIPLNQGEITVK from the coding sequence ATGCTGGATTACAAATTACTGCAAGCGCTGGCGGCGATTGTGGAAGGCCAAGGCTTCGAGAAGGGCGCCGCTTTGCTGGGTATTTCCCAGTCCGCGATTTCTCAGCGCATCAAGCTGTTAGAGGCGAGGTTGGGACAACCCGTCCTGATCCGCTCCCCGGGACTCGCGCCCACTGACCTGGGAAAACGACTTCTCAATCATGTGCAGCAGGTGCGCCTACTGGAGCATGATCTGTTGCAGGATGTGCCGACGCTGGGCGCGGAGGCGTTACGCCTCCGCATCGCGATAAATGCGGACAGTCTCGCCACATGGTGGTTTCCTGTGATGGGGGATTATTGCCGGCGCGAAGGCGTGTTGCTGGATCTGGTGATTGAAGATCAGGATATCGGGCTCAAACGGATGCGTGACGGTGATGTGGCGGGATGCGTATGCAGCGCGGAACAGGCGGTGCAGGGTTCCCGTAGCGTTTATCTGGGAACCCTGGTGTATCGCGCCTACGCCAGCCCTGATTTCATGTCCCGTTATTTTCCTGTGGGGGTGACCACTGACGCGCTGGCGATCGCTCCGGTCATTAACTTCGGTCCTGACGACCAATTGCAGCATCGCCTGTTGCAAAGCCTGGGCTATCAGGGAGCGTTTCCATTTCATCTATGCCCCTCGTCAGAAGGGTTTATTCGTATGTCGGAGGCGGGATTGGGATACGGCATGATGCCGGAAATTCAGGCGCAGGAGTCGGTGATGGCGGGACGACTGGTGGAGGTGAAGCCGGGTTATGCGCAAAAAGTGCCGTTGTATTGGCACTACTGGCGACAGGGGGGAGAGATGCTGGAAGGTCTGACTCGACATTTATGCACAGCGATCCCTTTAAATCAGGGAGAAATAACGGTTAAATAG
- a CDS encoding LysE/ArgO family amino acid transporter, whose protein sequence is MWQSYFNGFSLSLGMIVAIGAQNAFVLAQSLKREHHFPVAAICALADLLLIAAGVFGMAALLREFPQVAEWARWGGVIFLTAYGTFSVKRALYPGPGLEAEGAVKRSLGIVVATTLAVTLLNPHVYLDTLFLIGSVGAQQSAPAAYAAGAASASIIWFFGLAIAAAALSPWLSRPSFWRLVDGLIAVLMWRIAWGLFQNGA, encoded by the coding sequence ATGTGGCAGAGTTACTTCAACGGGTTTAGCCTTTCTTTGGGAATGATTGTGGCGATAGGCGCACAAAACGCATTCGTACTGGCGCAAAGCCTGAAGCGAGAGCATCACTTCCCCGTCGCCGCAATTTGCGCACTGGCGGACCTGTTGCTGATCGCCGCGGGCGTTTTCGGTATGGCTGCATTACTTAGAGAGTTCCCGCAGGTTGCGGAGTGGGCGCGTTGGGGAGGAGTGATTTTTCTCACCGCTTACGGCACCTTTTCCGTCAAACGGGCGCTCTATCCAGGACCAGGGCTGGAAGCGGAAGGCGCCGTCAAACGTAGCCTTGGCATTGTCGTAGCGACCACCCTGGCGGTCACGCTTCTCAATCCACATGTCTATCTGGACACCCTTTTCCTGATCGGCTCAGTGGGCGCTCAACAATCCGCCCCCGCCGCTTACGCAGCCGGCGCCGCCTCAGCCTCGATCATCTGGTTCTTCGGCTTGGCCATCGCCGCCGCAGCGTTGTCGCCCTGGCTGTCGCGCCCTTCATTCTGGCGACTGGTGGATGGACTGATCGCTGTGCTGATGTGGCGTATAGCCTGGGGATTGTTTCAGAACGGCGCGTAA
- a CDS encoding XdhC family protein, which produces MFVENVIPAACAWLAQGAKVALITLVGVDGSSPRPLGSQMAVREDGVAIGLISGGCVEAALIHEAVAALADGRNRKLRYGKDSPFFDIRLPCGSGIDVLIDVNVDTDLLFALRDRQLQRQPALLCMDLERAVSGDGAHLQLEACSGTQASDSYLNGDRFVRVYNPAIRLLAFGRGEIFRQLLMLTPAMGYEVLAVSPGDASGYSPPGVTRLHAPDHFEEAWSDAWTAAALLFHDHEWEIPILRNLLRTDCFYIGALGSLRTQAIRREQLAEEGVSEAEIDRVKGPIGLNIGGKSPPEIAISILAEIISRRV; this is translated from the coding sequence GACGGTTCCTCGCCGCGCCCATTAGGGAGTCAAATGGCGGTGCGTGAAGACGGCGTGGCGATAGGGTTGATTTCGGGAGGCTGTGTTGAGGCGGCGTTAATCCATGAAGCAGTCGCTGCACTGGCGGACGGACGTAATCGCAAGCTGCGTTACGGTAAAGACTCTCCTTTCTTCGACATCCGATTGCCTTGCGGCTCTGGGATCGATGTGCTGATTGACGTCAATGTGGACACCGATTTGTTGTTCGCTTTGCGAGACCGGCAACTACAACGTCAGCCGGCGCTACTGTGCATGGACTTGGAGCGCGCGGTGAGTGGCGATGGCGCGCATCTGCAACTGGAAGCCTGTTCCGGAACTCAGGCTTCTGACTCCTACTTGAACGGCGATCGTTTTGTCAGAGTCTATAACCCCGCCATCCGCTTGCTGGCGTTCGGACGGGGAGAGATATTTCGGCAGCTGTTGATGCTGACGCCGGCGATGGGATACGAAGTGTTAGCGGTATCTCCGGGGGATGCGTCTGGATATTCTCCACCTGGAGTGACCAGATTGCATGCGCCGGACCATTTCGAGGAGGCGTGGAGCGACGCCTGGACGGCGGCGGCGTTGTTATTCCACGACCATGAATGGGAGATTCCCATTTTACGCAACCTGTTGCGCACGGACTGCTTCTATATCGGCGCATTGGGTAGCTTGAGGACGCAGGCCATACGGCGGGAGCAACTGGCGGAGGAAGGCGTCAGCGAGGCCGAGATTGATCGCGTCAAAGGACCCATTGGGTTGAATATCGGTGGTAAATCACCGCCGGAGATTGCGATTTCGATTCTCGCTGAAATTATTTCCCGCCGCGTATAA